Proteins from one Leptonema illini DSM 21528 genomic window:
- a CDS encoding LA_3659 family protein: protein MIYTLILLSFLGSVAVAFVVRYMDRSEIRQIRRQSELQHLQLEKVADERIRAIDDATIDFEMKVRQARSAREEMTALLDENREQIEILKEDSRIIDRVQSEIRRIAEEASEVNKQVHLLEAGLERVGRTRTVIENLEKRTADLSENLHLRGEEVRERLEEILNQIIAEARDKTREFVEKENQILRDLHGRQETISRGLDEEMHQVDLVHERVAGLQDQLEERVSLENVRLEERFNDLERRFQERIHGMESGLGQVRETAVKSMKEEIARIRNELDNFSLETIASRDEIINDTRRMATGLVDQIEGFQAKFLNAENRLTKLIDDGKSGLNEKFEELANNYDMTFKARSEEMRSSLDEMNDEIERLRKEKSAQIEAQLQSDYENIIGGIATAGERLRDSLSTHVENLRSEIQAKMTGDHEDLLKTRESFIRIKEELEDRIDSLEDQIREVGRARQKIEEFSEKAKTEITEKQSDLVEELERRASKFMEEQDQKLGRLNTTIDEKISRQLTMLVDRGQIQVEELERRTSDTIRRSIEHMERELSKARDEFAGIRAEVINETEKGRDLRDAILKEIHEDQGRMRKFEEKLALVDTAETLALRLDEAVTALTARMNEARSERSEMDAFFSKLESLKEIRQKLEKEVGYLTERRILLDGAEDRFASLTGQIQELEARFATVEGADRVLERIEERMLKFDEYRKSFESFFRDLADRRKYFETTLNAVEKSKKEAADSATMAKGFLDQLERIDLRRDSAKKEVEALEKRVAGLQHMDREFQKVEARFEQMETLLTDLEQKQDQIATMSKKIGEIAKQSDYMRGELESLLSEAGEKMDRLSAFYETVDQMLHDADRASATTESRTEPKPADRKKAAGLEEWKKEGILSLYVNHKWEPELIAERMKIDVATVRSVIGTYRQAHPV, encoded by the coding sequence ATGATCTACACCCTGATCCTTCTGAGCTTCCTCGGCTCCGTTGCCGTCGCCTTTGTCGTACGGTATATGGATCGCAGCGAGATCCGCCAGATTCGCCGTCAGAGCGAGTTACAGCACCTTCAGCTTGAGAAGGTGGCCGACGAAAGGATCAGAGCGATCGACGATGCGACGATCGATTTCGAGATGAAGGTCCGTCAGGCTCGCTCTGCACGGGAAGAGATGACGGCCCTGCTTGACGAGAATCGCGAGCAGATCGAGATCCTCAAAGAAGACAGCCGCATCATCGACCGCGTTCAATCCGAGATCCGCCGTATCGCTGAAGAGGCCTCTGAGGTGAATAAACAGGTTCATCTTCTGGAAGCAGGCCTTGAGCGCGTCGGCCGCACACGCACGGTCATCGAGAATCTGGAGAAACGCACGGCCGACCTCTCTGAAAACCTGCATCTGCGCGGAGAAGAGGTGCGCGAGCGGCTTGAAGAGATCCTCAATCAGATCATCGCCGAGGCGCGCGATAAAACAAGGGAATTCGTCGAAAAAGAAAACCAGATTCTTCGCGACCTGCATGGACGTCAGGAGACGATCTCGCGCGGCCTTGATGAAGAGATGCATCAGGTCGATCTCGTTCATGAGCGTGTCGCCGGCCTTCAGGATCAGCTTGAAGAGCGCGTCTCTCTTGAGAACGTAAGACTTGAAGAGCGCTTTAATGATCTGGAGCGCCGTTTTCAGGAACGCATCCACGGCATGGAGTCCGGACTGGGACAGGTGCGCGAAACGGCTGTGAAGTCGATGAAAGAAGAGATCGCCCGCATCCGCAACGAGCTCGACAACTTCAGCCTGGAAACGATCGCTTCGCGCGACGAGATCATCAACGACACGCGGCGTATGGCGACCGGACTCGTCGATCAGATCGAGGGCTTTCAGGCAAAATTCCTGAACGCCGAGAACCGCCTCACGAAATTGATCGACGACGGAAAATCCGGCCTGAACGAAAAATTCGAAGAGCTTGCGAATAACTACGACATGACATTCAAGGCTCGCAGCGAAGAGATGCGTTCCTCGCTTGATGAGATGAACGATGAGATCGAGCGCCTGCGCAAAGAGAAAAGCGCTCAGATCGAAGCGCAGCTGCAATCCGACTACGAGAACATCATCGGCGGCATCGCCACGGCCGGCGAACGTCTGCGCGATAGCCTGAGTACGCATGTTGAAAATCTGCGAAGCGAGATCCAGGCGAAGATGACCGGCGATCATGAAGATCTTCTGAAAACTCGCGAGAGCTTTATTCGCATCAAAGAAGAGCTCGAAGATCGCATCGATAGCCTCGAAGATCAGATTCGCGAGGTGGGCCGGGCCCGTCAGAAGATCGAAGAATTTTCAGAGAAGGCAAAAACCGAGATCACCGAGAAGCAATCCGATCTCGTCGAAGAGCTCGAACGTCGCGCCTCTAAATTCATGGAAGAGCAGGATCAGAAGCTCGGTCGCCTTAATACGACGATCGACGAGAAGATCTCAAGACAGCTGACCATGCTTGTCGATCGCGGACAGATCCAGGTCGAAGAGCTGGAACGCCGTACCTCCGACACGATCCGTCGATCGATCGAACACATGGAGCGTGAACTCTCTAAAGCAAGGGACGAGTTCGCCGGCATCCGCGCCGAGGTGATCAACGAGACCGAAAAGGGCCGCGATCTACGTGACGCTATTCTTAAAGAGATTCACGAAGACCAGGGACGCATGCGCAAGTTTGAAGAAAAGCTCGCGCTCGTCGATACGGCCGAAACGCTGGCGCTGCGCCTCGACGAGGCCGTGACGGCGCTCACGGCTCGCATGAACGAGGCGCGATCCGAACGATCCGAGATGGACGCCTTCTTCAGCAAGCTCGAAAGCCTGAAAGAGATCAGACAGAAGCTCGAGAAAGAGGTCGGATACCTGACCGAACGACGCATTCTGCTCGACGGAGCCGAAGATCGCTTCGCCTCGTTAACAGGACAGATCCAGGAGCTGGAAGCCCGTTTCGCTACAGTTGAAGGGGCCGACCGCGTTCTTGAACGAATCGAAGAACGCATGCTCAAATTCGACGAATATCGCAAGAGCTTTGAATCGTTCTTCCGTGATCTGGCTGATCGTCGCAAGTATTTCGAAACGACGCTGAACGCCGTCGAGAAATCGAAGAAAGAGGCCGCCGATTCGGCGACAATGGCTAAAGGATTCCTCGATCAGCTCGAAAGGATCGACCTGCGCAGAGATTCGGCTAAAAAAGAGGTAGAGGCGCTTGAAAAACGCGTCGCCGGCCTGCAGCATATGGACCGCGAATTCCAGAAGGTCGAGGCGCGCTTCGAACAGATGGAAACCCTGTTAACCGACCTCGAACAGAAACAGGATCAGATCGCCACGATGTCGAAGAAGATAGGCGAGATCGCCAAACAGAGCGACTACATGCGCGGCGAACTCGAATCCCTGCTCTCAGAGGCGGGCGAAAAGATGGATCGCCTCTCGGCCTTCTACGAGACCGTCGACCAGATGCTGCATGATGCCGATAGAGCGTCGGCAACGACAGAATCCAGAACAGAGCCGAAACCTGCCGATCGCAAAAAGGCCGCCGGACTTGAGGAATGGAAGAAAGAAGGCATCCTCTCCCTCTATGTGAATCATAAGTGGGAGCCCGAACTGATCGCCGAACGCATGAAAATCGACGTTGCTACCGTACGCAGCGTAATCGGAACCTACAGGCAGGCCCATCCGGTATAA
- a CDS encoding DUF1858 domain-containing protein gives MTQEKRQFSADMSVGEAMQTHPEAGLVFSSYHLGGCSHCSINELETIEQVCMGYGVPVDQLLDSLNNLLD, from the coding sequence ATGACCCAGGAAAAACGCCAGTTTAGCGCCGACATGAGCGTAGGCGAGGCGATGCAAACGCATCCAGAAGCAGGGCTGGTTTTCTCCAGTTATCATCTTGGCGGCTGTTCACACTGCTCCATCAACGAGCTGGAGACCATCGAGCAGGTATGCATGGGTTACGGTGTTCCCGTTGACCAGCTGCTCGACAGTCTGAACAACCTTCTGGATTGA
- a CDS encoding citrate/2-methylcitrate synthase → MSEFIPYNYNGRDLSLPLIESTDGSKAVSVQHLTEDTGLYTFDPALNNTAIAKSAISYIDAKHDRLFYRGYNIEELVERSTFVETAFLLIYGKLPSAEELAQFSNGLSKHSMIHESMRNFFDSFPGKSVHPLAILATMVTGLSGYYPDSFEEHISKGVDIRIRLLAKVRTLAAWSYKKSVGQPIVYPRDELPYCTNFLNMMFAIPAEAHVVTPADDRILNQMLILYADHEMNATTTTVRVVASARANLFACINAGICSLWGSRESDATMPPALMLLRMIDNNLTPDQYFEKFLQGREQLKLNGFGHAAYEGEDPRAKISRRIFHDYLKSHPEAKYDPLIQKGLDVEHFAMNHTVFKQLKMYPNVEFYSALIFKMLGIPPEMNNVIRTIGKLAGWLGHWSEARQDTERRVYRPRQMYSGDLNRSYVPIEQR, encoded by the coding sequence ATGTCGGAATTCATCCCCTACAACTACAACGGTCGCGATCTCTCTCTGCCACTTATTGAATCGACGGACGGCTCGAAAGCCGTCTCTGTTCAGCATCTTACCGAAGATACCGGGCTTTATACGTTTGATCCGGCCCTGAACAACACGGCCATCGCAAAAAGCGCCATCTCGTACATCGACGCGAAGCATGACCGCCTGTTCTATCGCGGTTATAATATCGAAGAGCTTGTCGAACGATCGACCTTCGTCGAGACTGCCTTTCTTCTCATATACGGTAAACTGCCGAGCGCCGAAGAGCTGGCCCAATTCTCAAACGGATTGAGCAAGCATTCGATGATCCATGAATCGATGCGCAACTTCTTCGATTCCTTTCCTGGCAAAAGCGTCCATCCGCTTGCCATTCTTGCCACGATGGTGACGGGGCTTTCGGGCTATTACCCCGATTCATTCGAGGAGCATATCAGCAAAGGCGTCGATATTCGCATCCGCCTGCTTGCGAAGGTTCGCACGCTCGCCGCCTGGTCCTACAAGAAATCGGTCGGCCAGCCCATCGTATATCCGCGCGACGAACTTCCCTATTGTACGAACTTCCTGAACATGATGTTCGCCATTCCTGCCGAGGCTCATGTAGTAACGCCGGCCGACGATCGTATTCTCAATCAGATGCTCATTCTATACGCCGATCATGAGATGAACGCCACGACAACGACGGTTCGCGTCGTCGCCTCGGCCCGAGCCAATCTTTTCGCCTGCATCAACGCCGGCATCTGCTCGCTCTGGGGATCGCGCGAATCCGACGCAACGATGCCGCCGGCGCTCATGCTTCTTCGCATGATCGATAACAATCTGACTCCCGATCAATACTTCGAGAAATTCTTACAGGGCCGCGAACAGCTCAAGCTGAACGGCTTCGGTCATGCCGCTTATGAAGGCGAAGATCCGCGAGCGAAGATCAGCCGCCGCATCTTCCACGACTATCTGAAATCGCATCCCGAAGCGAAGTATGATCCGCTCATTCAAAAAGGCCTCGACGTCGAGCACTTCGCCATGAACCATACGGTCTTCAAGCAACTGAAGATGTACCCGAATGTGGAGTTCTACTCAGCGCTGATCTTCAAGATGCTCGGTATTCCGCCCGAGATGAATAACGTGATCCGCACCATCGGTAAACTTGCCGGCTGGCTGGGCCACTGGTCCGAAGCTCGGCAGGATACCGAACGCCGCGTCTACAGACCGAGACAGATGTATTCAGGCGATCTCAACCGATCCTACGTTCCCATCGAGCAGAGATAA
- a CDS encoding leucyl aminopeptidase family protein, which produces MNSSTSPLKKKQRKAVDPTFTPPPFDLHFDGEAVPSVLPVFSDYSDEEWKKLVGGVKKTEFFKGRPGELLPSGATILLGLGERARFHPDTLVAAFRALGAQLLSIRPAVVGIQLPATLFSVAKEYGALAENAPDPFRQPHVKGRERKVPDYLQPFTESDVIFQAVYAVFLGGSTTAILKTERDSDATNGSNGSKKGKRVRIILSAEGVNSTDLKKAAHEGALVGELAASSRHIAALPGNFLNPEQYEQFARGFVKQYGLKLKVIKGSDLEKQGFGGVIAVGKGSEIPPRVLVVEYTGSRRSHPIVLVGKGITFDTGGISLKPPADMHEMKYDMSGSALVLHAVALAAKKKLKTSVTALIGLAENMPDGRAIKPGDVYTAYNGLTVEVQNTDAEGRLVLGDLLAMACKQYHPAVLLDFATLTGACVIALGNDATAFMTGSEGLASEVDAACRRSLERGWRLPHWSIYDEGLKSDVADVRNIAGRAAGTVTAMRFLSRFVDANIPWAHLDIAGTAYKSSGPEYARGPSGWGLRFMRNFFERMDERP; this is translated from the coding sequence ATGAATTCAAGTACCTCTCCTTTGAAAAAAAAGCAGCGCAAGGCCGTTGATCCGACATTTACGCCTCCTCCCTTTGACCTTCACTTTGACGGTGAGGCCGTTCCTTCCGTGCTTCCCGTGTTCTCTGATTATTCAGATGAAGAATGGAAGAAGCTGGTCGGCGGCGTCAAGAAGACCGAGTTCTTTAAAGGCCGACCCGGCGAACTTCTGCCGTCGGGAGCTACCATCCTTCTCGGTCTGGGCGAACGGGCCCGATTTCATCCGGATACCCTTGTGGCAGCCTTTCGCGCTCTGGGCGCACAGCTTCTGTCCATCCGACCGGCCGTCGTTGGAATTCAGCTGCCGGCCACACTGTTCTCGGTTGCAAAGGAATACGGAGCACTCGCTGAGAATGCGCCTGACCCGTTTCGTCAACCGCATGTAAAAGGCAGGGAGCGCAAGGTTCCCGACTATCTACAACCCTTCACCGAAAGCGACGTGATCTTTCAGGCCGTCTATGCCGTGTTCCTGGGCGGAAGCACGACGGCCATCTTGAAGACGGAGCGGGACAGCGACGCCACAAACGGATCAAACGGCAGCAAAAAAGGAAAGCGCGTACGCATCATACTGTCTGCCGAAGGGGTTAACTCCACGGACTTGAAAAAGGCCGCACACGAAGGGGCGCTTGTCGGCGAGCTGGCCGCCTCTTCGCGCCATATAGCGGCGCTTCCCGGGAATTTTCTCAATCCCGAGCAATACGAACAGTTTGCCCGTGGCTTCGTTAAGCAGTATGGACTGAAACTCAAGGTCATCAAAGGAAGCGACCTCGAGAAACAGGGATTCGGAGGCGTTATCGCCGTCGGTAAAGGATCTGAGATCCCGCCTCGCGTGCTTGTCGTCGAGTATACGGGAAGTCGCCGAAGTCATCCGATCGTTCTGGTGGGCAAGGGGATCACCTTTGATACGGGCGGCATCTCGCTCAAGCCGCCCGCCGACATGCATGAGATGAAATACGACATGAGCGGATCGGCCCTTGTTCTTCATGCCGTCGCTCTGGCCGCGAAGAAGAAGCTCAAAACCTCCGTAACCGCTCTGATAGGTCTGGCCGAGAATATGCCCGACGGCCGCGCCATCAAGCCGGGCGACGTGTACACGGCGTATAACGGTTTAACGGTAGAGGTCCAGAATACCGATGCCGAAGGCCGCCTCGTGCTCGGCGACCTGCTGGCCATGGCCTGCAAGCAGTATCATCCGGCGGTGCTTCTTGATTTTGCCACGTTAACAGGGGCCTGCGTCATCGCCCTCGGTAACGATGCGACGGCCTTCATGACCGGTTCAGAGGGGCTGGCATCAGAGGTCGACGCCGCCTGCCGACGCAGTCTTGAGCGGGGCTGGCGTCTGCCGCACTGGTCTATCTACGACGAGGGTCTTAAATCAGATGTGGCCGACGTTCGTAATATTGCCGGTCGAGCCGCAGGAACGGTTACGGCGATGCGATTCCTTTCCCGTTTTGTCGATGCGAACATTCCCTGGGCGCATCTGGACATTGCGGGTACGGCCTATAAAAGCTCGGGGCCTGAGTATGCCCGCGGGCCTTCGGGTTGGGGATTGCGGTTTATGCGGAATTTCTTCGAGCGGATGGACGAGCGTCCCTGA
- a CDS encoding HAMP domain-containing sensor histidine kinase → MTALRLGLIVLFFAWAPSLQAGQCRFTLNNQSTLKMEGAFLYARGQVASARDPAFADESWATMKVPFRWQDTMGAYRGEIWLRCHITLFGQRPEAAGLRLRDLSDADEVYFNGIRIGQTGSFAPLKPVFSEERLYMIPATAWQEDNVIAIRLYGSSALSGIKSAPVLIRDATATGGRFQFEGMALAFSTLYIFFALFFAVRGVVTLRPRENLIFAAFCGMLGLYQMIRNGYRYDFFEEFTTSFAAELLLLIPLPFVFYEFLIAWTEHNRPRYVLYLEGVAGLLWICTALMPFLPAQRVTTLLQASMYINLLILAGGAVAGVLLIRRIYREQKQRLQYPAIGFLIILPFVIHDMLVSAGLLKTPALFVFAFPVFLATFAVQLARNELDLEQMSRHRSTEKKQAERRKTEAIYNVSREFQHHFDGVRSALNKPKQSEKQLKQHATALRQLLGDAKLLSALEEGSYELRQARFSIREQVRLLVNEVQIATGEKPSRFQLELPPDQERFWSDLGLFHACLYHLVENAVLHSTGKIQIRAGVVDGTLRLSVRDEGPGIGVDAQDRIFDKFYRGSGLKAPGSGIGLTIVDLAVQLLNGRLHLESGPGFFTVFDIELPEMQEVNI, encoded by the coding sequence ATGACGGCTTTACGACTGGGACTCATCGTTTTATTTTTCGCCTGGGCGCCTTCGCTTCAGGCCGGTCAGTGTCGCTTTACGTTGAATAACCAATCCACTCTCAAGATGGAAGGCGCCTTTCTCTACGCGCGCGGACAGGTTGCCAGCGCACGCGACCCGGCCTTTGCCGACGAGTCGTGGGCGACGATGAAGGTTCCGTTTCGCTGGCAGGATACGATGGGCGCCTATCGCGGCGAGATCTGGTTGCGCTGTCATATCACGCTTTTCGGCCAGCGCCCCGAGGCCGCCGGATTGCGACTGCGCGACCTCTCTGACGCCGACGAGGTCTATTTTAACGGCATTCGCATCGGCCAGACGGGTTCGTTCGCTCCGCTCAAGCCGGTTTTCTCTGAAGAGCGGCTGTATATGATTCCGGCGACGGCCTGGCAGGAGGATAATGTCATCGCCATCCGACTGTATGGGTCATCGGCGTTATCCGGAATCAAATCCGCTCCGGTTCTGATACGGGACGCTACGGCGACGGGAGGGCGTTTTCAGTTTGAGGGTATGGCTCTCGCCTTCTCGACGCTCTATATTTTTTTCGCGCTTTTCTTCGCCGTCCGCGGAGTCGTGACGCTTCGTCCGCGCGAGAATCTGATATTTGCAGCCTTCTGCGGAATGCTCGGCCTGTATCAGATGATCCGTAACGGCTATCGCTACGATTTCTTCGAAGAGTTCACGACATCGTTTGCCGCCGAGCTTCTGCTTTTGATTCCGCTTCCTTTTGTCTTTTATGAATTCCTGATCGCCTGGACCGAACACAATCGACCGCGCTATGTACTCTATCTTGAAGGTGTCGCCGGATTGCTCTGGATTTGCACGGCGCTCATGCCTTTCTTGCCGGCACAGAGAGTCACCACCCTTTTACAGGCTTCCATGTACATCAATCTGCTCATCCTTGCAGGCGGAGCAGTGGCAGGCGTTCTCCTTATTAGAAGGATCTATCGTGAGCAGAAGCAACGCCTCCAGTACCCGGCCATCGGTTTTCTGATTATTCTGCCTTTTGTGATTCACGACATGCTTGTGTCGGCCGGGCTTTTGAAAACACCCGCTCTTTTCGTATTCGCCTTTCCCGTCTTTCTTGCCACCTTCGCCGTGCAGCTTGCGCGAAACGAACTCGATCTCGAACAGATGTCGCGTCACCGCAGCACTGAAAAGAAGCAGGCCGAACGCAGAAAGACCGAGGCCATCTACAACGTATCGCGAGAATTCCAGCATCATTTTGACGGAGTGCGCTCCGCTCTGAACAAGCCGAAGCAGAGCGAGAAGCAATTGAAGCAACATGCGACAGCACTTCGACAGCTGCTTGGCGACGCAAAGCTGCTCTCCGCTCTTGAAGAAGGAAGCTATGAACTGCGACAGGCGCGCTTCAGCATTCGCGAGCAGGTGCGCCTTCTCGTTAACGAGGTGCAGATCGCAACCGGCGAAAAGCCCTCGCGCTTTCAGCTCGAGCTGCCGCCCGATCAGGAACGCTTCTGGTCCGATCTCGGCTTATTCCATGCCTGCCTGTATCATCTCGTTGAGAACGCCGTGCTGCATTCGACGGGCAAGATTCAGATTCGCGCCGGAGTCGTCGACGGTACTCTTCGTCTGAGCGTGCGCGACGAAGGGCCCGGGATCGGCGTCGATGCGCAGGATCGCATCTTTGATAAGTTCTATCGCGGAAGCGGACTGAAAGCTCCGGGAAGCGGCATCGGGTTAACCATCGTCGACCTTGCCGTGCAGCTTCTGAACGGTCGACTGCATCTTGAATCAGGACCGGGCTTCTTTACGGTCTTTGATATCGAGCTTCCTGAGATGCAGGAGGTGAATATATGA
- a CDS encoding RecX family transcriptional regulator, translated as MKEKAQKHVTVGNVTYMWGSPDNRNPASSHHAQAGATGDQDAEQATDLLSEDFSLEEQTAIRRLESSLSGTWTPGRLKTKIASLGFSGEKAERIFRHIVRSDSYDTLWVATREVGRRLKKGQGEQRLQMELKAAGFDDAVISQALQAVSEDEWHEALDIAMQSSSIRSKEGPALKQALARRGFSSSRIQSFLKQRQENV; from the coding sequence ATGAAAGAGAAAGCGCAGAAACACGTAACCGTAGGCAATGTTACTTACATGTGGGGCAGTCCCGACAATAGAAATCCGGCTTCATCGCATCACGCGCAGGCGGGCGCCACAGGTGATCAAGATGCAGAGCAGGCAACGGATCTTTTATCAGAGGATTTCAGCCTTGAAGAACAAACGGCCATCCGACGTCTTGAATCTTCGCTCTCAGGAACGTGGACGCCCGGTCGCCTCAAGACAAAGATCGCCTCTCTTGGATTTTCCGGTGAGAAAGCCGAGCGAATCTTTCGTCATATTGTGCGCAGCGACTCCTATGATACGCTGTGGGTGGCCACGCGTGAGGTGGGGCGTCGCCTGAAAAAGGGACAGGGCGAGCAGCGTCTGCAGATGGAGCTGAAGGCGGCCGGCTTTGATGACGCCGTCATCTCGCAGGCATTGCAGGCCGTCTCAGAAGACGAATGGCACGAGGCGCTTGACATTGCCATGCAATCGTCGAGCATTCGCAGCAAAGAAGGGCCGGCGTTAAAACAGGCCCTTGCGAGACGGGGATTCTCGTCGTCGCGTATTCAGTCATTTCTCAAGCAGAGGCAGGAGAACGTATGA
- the trxB gene encoding thioredoxin-disulfide reductase, producing the protein MSKVENVIIIGSGPAGHTAAIYAARADLAPIMFEGFMAGGVAAGGQLTTTTEVENFPGFPEGISGPELMIKMREQSERFGTIIHTETISKVDFSQRPFRVWRDGAEDAEPLLARSIIIATGATAKRMQLPGEETYWQKGISACAVCDGALPLFRNNPLVVIGGGDSACEEATYLTKYASKVYLVHRRDKLRASRIMAERTVNHPKIEMVWNHIPVETKGDGNLLKSVVIKDVVSGEVKELPANGLFYAIGHKPNTDPFVGQLDLDEQGYIKTVPGTTRTSVEGVFAAGDVQDKVYRQAISAAGTGCMAALEAERWLESQPH; encoded by the coding sequence ATGTCTAAAGTTGAGAACGTTATCATCATCGGCAGCGGACCGGCCGGTCATACCGCTGCCATCTATGCCGCTCGTGCTGACCTTGCTCCCATCATGTTCGAAGGGTTTATGGCTGGCGGAGTGGCCGCCGGCGGACAGCTAACGACGACGACGGAAGTCGAGAACTTCCCCGGTTTTCCCGAAGGCATCTCGGGTCCGGAGCTCATGATCAAAATGCGCGAGCAATCCGAGAGATTCGGCACCATCATCCACACCGAAACCATTTCTAAAGTAGATTTCAGCCAGCGACCATTCCGCGTCTGGCGCGACGGAGCCGAAGATGCCGAACCTCTTCTCGCACGTTCCATCATCATCGCCACGGGAGCGACGGCAAAACGTATGCAACTGCCTGGCGAGGAGACCTACTGGCAGAAGGGTATCTCGGCCTGCGCCGTCTGCGACGGAGCCCTGCCGCTCTTCCGCAACAATCCGCTCGTCGTCATCGGTGGCGGCGACTCCGCCTGCGAAGAGGCCACGTATTTAACGAAGTATGCGTCGAAGGTCTATCTCGTTCATCGCCGCGATAAACTGCGCGCCTCTCGTATCATGGCCGAGCGCACGGTGAACCATCCGAAGATCGAGATGGTGTGGAACCACATTCCCGTCGAAACGAAGGGCGACGGCAATCTGTTGAAATCGGTCGTTATCAAAGACGTCGTATCGGGCGAGGTGAAAGAACTACCGGCAAACGGCCTCTTCTATGCCATCGGCCATAAACCGAATACGGATCCGTTCGTCGGGCAGCTCGATCTCGACGAACAGGGTTATATTAAGACGGTTCCCGGTACGACGCGCACCAGCGTCGAGGGCGTCTTTGCCGCCGGCGACGTGCAGGACAAGGTCTACAGACAGGCCATCAGCGCCGCCGGCACGGGATGTATGGCCGCCCTTGAAGCGGAACGCTGGCTCGAATCGCAACCGCACTGA
- a CDS encoding RrF2 family transcriptional regulator: protein METILFDRQTILTLKAVLFLARHYEENRYYKVKEMSEALGVSRSYLARIIQSLVKNKILRSSTGPTGGFYIPEENMDLTVNDVIAFTGYDRHLDRCVMEWPGCSDDKPCPLHHGWVRFKDGIRRDMARMTVRQAAKLLYDRLEAK, encoded by the coding sequence ATGGAAACAATCCTCTTCGACCGCCAGACGATTCTTACTCTCAAGGCCGTGCTTTTCCTGGCCCGGCACTATGAAGAGAACCGCTACTACAAGGTGAAGGAGATGTCAGAGGCGCTGGGCGTTTCTCGCAGCTACCTGGCGAGGATTATCCAGTCACTTGTGAAAAACAAGATTCTGCGATCGAGCACCGGTCCCACCGGCGGTTTTTATATTCCAGAAGAAAATATGGATCTTACGGTGAACGACGTCATCGCATTCACCGGATACGATCGCCATCTTGATCGATGTGTGATGGAGTGGCCCGGATGCAGCGACGACAAACCGTGTCCGCTGCATCATGGCTGGGTGCGATTTAAAGACGGCATCCGCCGCGACATGGCTCGCATGACGGTGCGCCAGGCAGCCAAGCTACTGTACGACCGGCTCGAAGCTAAGTGA
- a CDS encoding peroxiredoxin, with product MATSKKKASKKASKKAAKKTAKKSVKKAAKKSAKKAARKAVKKSTTKVAKKASKKAIKKSVKKAAANGTKGTAPKTAKAPSTIVVKEGTVIADRLVLVRDGMVSLSSLVGEKGLVLYFYPKDATPGCTQEACDFRDAQAGLSGLGYSVVGVSPDSSDSHQKFAMKQSLNFPLISDADHSLCGDFGVWGEKQLYGRSFMGVIRSTFILDRELRIRKVFSPVRVAGHAGEVEQAIRSV from the coding sequence ATGGCAACATCAAAGAAGAAGGCTTCAAAGAAGGCTTCGAAAAAAGCTGCAAAGAAGACTGCAAAGAAATCAGTGAAGAAAGCTGCAAAGAAATCCGCAAAAAAGGCCGCCCGCAAGGCCGTAAAGAAATCCACAACGAAAGTGGCGAAGAAGGCAAGCAAAAAGGCTATTAAGAAATCCGTAAAGAAGGCGGCTGCGAATGGAACGAAAGGCACAGCGCCGAAAACCGCGAAAGCTCCGTCGACGATCGTTGTAAAAGAAGGTACGGTCATCGCTGATCGACTCGTTCTTGTGCGTGACGGGATGGTTTCGCTGAGTTCGCTTGTGGGCGAGAAGGGGCTCGTTCTGTATTTTTATCCTAAAGATGCGACGCCGGGATGCACACAGGAGGCCTGCGACTTTCGCGATGCTCAGGCAGGACTGAGCGGACTGGGATATTCCGTAGTCGGCGTATCGCCCGACTCCTCCGACTCGCATCAAAAGTTTGCCATGAAGCAGTCGTTAAATTTTCCGCTGATCAGCGATGCAGATCACAGCCTGTGTGGCGATTTCGGAGTCTGGGGTGAGAAGCAGCTGTACGGACGCAGCTTCATGGGAGTCATCCGATCTACCTTTATCCTTGATCGGGAGCTGCGTATTCGAAAGGTGTTCTCTCCGGTTCGTGTTGCCGGTCATGCAGGCGAAGTCGAACAGGCGATACGCTCTGTATAA